A region of Colletotrichum higginsianum IMI 349063 chromosome 10, whole genome shotgun sequence DNA encodes the following proteins:
- a CDS encoding TfdA family Taurine catabolism dioxygenase TauD has translation MAPTAIDTEVPIHISAKSSHPQPLKVSAALDQYESFDVTPNIGREFPKANLVDWLNAPNADELIRDLAITISQRGVVFFRAQDNLTNELQKKLILRLGELTGRPSDSGLHIHPVLNSERELGGSDPEISTISSIQNKKYYRKPLEGEHISPKKQTTAQWHSDISFEPVPADYSSLRLVELPKTGGDTLWASGYEIYDRLSTPYQKFLESLTVTFEQPGFAAAAERGGFTLYDKPRGNPKNIGSILKAVHPVVRTNPVTGWKSVFPVGGHVKHINDVTPEESKHLLDWFLDLLQKNHEVQVRFRWQNANDIAIWDNRSTFHTATFDYDGQGERFGNRAVGIGETPYQDPNSTGRREALGLPQVTSEYV, from the exons ATGGCACCAACAGCAATCGACACCGAGGTTCCCATCCACATCAGCGCTAAATCGTCGCACCCGCAGCCGTTGAAGGTGTCTGCGGCCCTGGACCAGTACGAGTCATTCGATGTCACCCCCAACATCGGTCGCGAGTTCCCCAAGGCAAACCTAGTCGACTGGCTGAACGCGCccaacgccgacgagctgatCAGAGATCTCGCCATCACCA TTTCCCAACGCGGCGTCGTCTTTTTCCGGGCCCAGGACAACCTTACCAATGAACTGCAGAAGAAGCTGATCCTTCGGCTCGGCGAGCTGACCGGCCGGCCCTCCGACTCGGGGCTCCACATTCACCCGGTCCTCAACTCGGAACGGGAATTGGGTGGGTCCGATCCGGAGATCAGCACCATCAGCTCCATTCAAAACAAGAAGTACTACCGGAAGCCCCTGGAGGGCGAGCATATCAGCCCCAAGAAGCAGACAACTGCGCAGTGGCACAGCGACATCTCTTTTGAGCCCGTGCCGGCCGACTACTCGTCGCTGCGCCTGGTTGAACTGCCCAAGACTGGCGGTG ACACGCTCTGGGCATCCGGGTACGAGATTTACGACCGCCTCAGCACCCCTTACCAGAAGTTCCTGGAGAGCCTCACCGTCACCTTTGAGCAGCccggcttcgccgccgccgccgagcgcggCGGTTTCACGTTGTACGACAAGCCCCGCGGCAACCCCAAGAACATCGGCAGCATCCTCAAGGCCGTCCACCCCGTGGTGCGGACCAACCCCGTCACGGGCTGGAAGAGCGTCTtccccgtcggcggccacgTGAAGCACATCAACGACGTCACCCCGGAGGAGAGCAAGCATCTGCTCGACTGGttcctcgacctgctgcAGAAGAACCACGAGGTGCAGGTCCGCTTCAGGTGGCAGAATGCCAACGACATTG CTATCTGGGACAACCGCAGCACGTTCCACACGGCGACGTTTGACTATGATGGCCAGGGGGAGAGGTTTGGAAACCGAGCCGTCGGCATTGGCGAGACGCCTTACCAGGACCCCAACAGCACGGGGCGTCGAGAGGCTTTGGGTCTTCCTCAGGTCACCAGCGAATATGTTTGA
- a CDS encoding Nadp-dependent alcohol dehydrogenase-like protein: MATRKGTVSASAAVPGIYQFIFITLEPIFALLGAVMVLHAPHQYLAGMTRNAMPYAASTRFLYTQLGGGWLFFAFTEGVVLRLFDDLNLWRVVCAGMLLSDAAYCHGTAQAVGGWEVWLDRSTWTVEDYTVFFTTAPMVLVRILIVLGIGISVPKETGEHPSEKQDK, encoded by the coding sequence ATGGCCACACGGAAAGGaaccgtctcggcctcggccgcggtgCCGGGCATCTACCAGTTCATCTTCATCACCCTCGAGCCCATCTTCGCGCTGCTGGGCGCCGTCATGGTCCTTCACGCGCCGCACCAGTACCTCGCGGGCATGACGCGCAACGCGATGCCGTACGCCGCCAGCACGCGATTTCTCTACACgcagctgggcggcggctggctcttcttcgccttcaccgagggcgtcgtcctGCGGCTCTTCGACGACCTGAACCTGTGGCGCGTCGTCTGTGCGGGCATGCTCCTGAGCGACGCCGCGTACTGCCACggcacggcgcaggccgtcggcgggtGGGAGGTGTGGCTCGACAGGTCGACGTGGACGGTGGAGGACTACaccgtcttcttcaccaCGGCGCCCATGGTCCTCGTGCGGATCCTCATCGTGCTCGGGATCGGAATCAGCGTCCCGAAGGAGACCGGCGAACACCCGAGCGAGAAGCAGGACAAGTGA
- a CDS encoding Pantothenate transporter liz1, with protein sequence MADPVIESETSKRPSRSFRSFIWDTDTHLKSHEERVLLRKLDWSILTIGCLGFFMKYLDQGNLANAYVSGMQEDLRMFGNEYTYAQMAYTCAYAVMQIPSTLIVQKIRPSIWLAAMEICWGVFTFAQAGTHSVGQLYAFRFFVGFFESSFFPVLLYVLGSWYTKTELAKRVAIFHMTAPVGSAFGGYLQAAVYTSLGGAHGLAGWRWLYIICGCMTVPVGVATYFVLPDTPYTTKAKFLTPRECELAIERVTKAGKAAPAGVTLATFKRVLLQWRWYAFVGGYVLYGSSCQAAGYFGIWLKAENFSVVDRNVIPTGSKLISAFCVIMWGFLSDYTGSRFALILGPLFLGLVPNGILAFWPAGVQIKLFAFLTSSVHLMTAVFYTWANEVCAGDNEERALVISSMNGMQYAVDAWLPLVIFPQTMAPTFRYGFPATFGFIIAAILAVTGIHFLVLREQKRRSGEPETALEAGPIEYHPEGADSIGESDKAEKK encoded by the exons ATGGCGGACCCGGTCATCGAAAGTGAAACCTCCAAGAGGCCTTCGCGGTCATTCCGCTCGTTCATCTGGGACACGGACACGCATCTCAAGAGCCACGAAGAGCGCGTGCTGCTTCGGAAGTTGGACTGGTCCATCCTCACGATAGGATGCCTGGGGTTCTTCATGAAGTATCTGGACCAG GGAAATCTCGCAAACGCCTATGTCTCGGGGATGCAAGAAGACTTGCGGATGTTCGGGAACGAATACACATACGCCCAGATGGCGTACACGTGCGCGTATGCCGTCATGCAGATCCCCAGTACTCTCATCGTCCAGAAGATCCGACCGAGTATCTGGCTAGCCGCCATGGAGATTTGCTGG GGAGTCTTCACCTTCGCGCAGGCCGGAACACACAGTGTTGGACAGCTCTACGCGTTCCGGTTCTTCGTGGGTTTCTTCGAAAGctccttcttccccgtctTGCTCTACGTCCTGGGCAGCTGGTACACCAAGACGGAGCTCGCCAAGAGAGTGGCCATCTTCCACATGACGGCGCCCGTGGGATCCGCCTTCGGAGGGTATCTTCAGGCGGCCGTTTACAcgagcctcggcggcgcccatgGGCTCGCCGGTTGGCGTTGGCTGTACATCATCTGCGGC TGCATGACGGTCCCAGTCGGTGTCGCCACCTACTTCGTCCTCCCCGACACGCCGTACACCACCAAGGCGAAGTTCCTCACCCCCAGAGAGTGCGAGCTGGCCATCGAGCGTGTCACAAAGGCCGGAAAGGCAGCCCCTGCTGGGGTCACACTCGCAACTTTCAAGCGAGTGCTTCTGCAGTGGAGATGGTACGCGTTCGTTGGAGGATACGTG CTCTATGGATCCTCTTGCCAGGCTGCGGGTTACTTCGGTATCTGGCTGAAGGCTGAGAATTTCTCCGTCGTTGACAGAAACGTGATCCCAACCGGCTCCAAACTCATCAGTGCTTTCTGCGTGATCATGTGGGGGTTCCTCTCGGACTACACAGGCAGCCGCTTTGCGTTGATCCTCGGCCCGTTG TTTTTGGGCCTGGTTCCAAACGGCATACTCGCCTTTTGGCCCGCGGGAGTCCAGATCAAACTGTTCGCCTTCTTGACCAGCAGCGTACACCTCATGACTGCGGTCTT TTACACATGGGCCAACGAAGTATGCGCCGGCGATAACGAGGAGCGCGCTTTGGTCATCAGCAGCATGAATGGCATGCAATATGCCGTCGATGCGTGGCTCCCGCTCGTCATCTTCCCGCAGACTATGGCTCCGACTTTCA GATACGGATTCCCGGCAACATTCGGCTTCATCATTGCGGCGATACTCGCGGTCACGGGTATTCATTTCCTGGTCTTGCGCGAGCAAAAGCGGAGATCGGGAGAGCCCGAGACGGCCTTGGAGGCTGGCCCGATAGAGTATCATCCCGAGGGAGCCGACAGCATTGGCGAAAGCGACAAGGCTGAGAAGAAGTAG
- a CDS encoding HET domain-containing protein, which yields MQIDRNLNFDDVRTTWGDLPDLPIFSSNIAFATVPGFVEKERSMAAESMRGSEIHYMEAVIRLDKGTDNLWKAFEQHDMFPIAENDDRVAECVPHRPIEHHAGSEDNFTRMKHWLQTCLQHHPKCRIDSGKAYTPTRLMKICETDDGDLKLRLVRTRSETEETAYVALSYCWGGDQALKCTQANVQALERDVPFKGLPKTLRDAVEVCRRLQVAYMWVDALCIIQDDEVSKLAEVGNMAQVYKNALFTICASSASSTTEGFLNYRSSPFQDPITFRVPFRNESGAETSIDLAIERYGEPLRTEPLRDRGWALQEQLLSRRRLMFTTYQLHWSCASLLPGENWIDGYKATPSKGLGVTDIPRPFVADDGLSQEVWKQKALTSWQTVVDDYVMRKLSLEEDRPLAILGIAAEFMQLFGGETYWCGMWQSSFPGCLMWKRCSSIFDRELTSKKHLPSWSWTSQNVDSLSSAKLVFGSDVVREARTTDFGLTNSLQQSPRGMHLNGQIWIEGRLVKDAVLQDSRYRTVFKHEVLGEAAGEVSSNDIIWFDNISDKLAMKPQKDWGPGNSTLQPMTLLEIRNFWEHGIYDFNIEGLVLRTKSDPGRPGAYERIGCFSRSITAYELDYDDSVAKAWFEKVVVPKHHPFVGADVAKILLV from the exons ATGCAAATAGATCGCAACCTAAATTTTGACGACGTTCGGACTACGTGGGGAGATCTGCCTGACCTGCCTATCTTCTCTAGCAATATTGCCTTCGCTACAGTCCCTGGcttcgtcgagaaggagaggtCTATGGCAGCAGAATCCATGCGTGGCAGCGAAATACACTACATGGAAGCAGTGATTCGACTAGATAAAGGCACCGACAACCTTTGGAAAGCCTTTGAACAGCACGATATGTTTCCAATAGCAGAGAATG ATGATCGTGTTGCGGAATGTGTACCACACCGGCCAATCGAGCATCATGCGGGATCTGAAGACAACTTCACTCGCATGAAACATTGGCTTCAGACTTGCCTGCAGCATCATCCCAAGTGCAGGATCGATTCAGGAAAGGCCTACACGCCGACTAGACTCATGAAAATCTGCGAGACCGACGATGGTGACTTGAAGCTCAGACTCGTTCGCACCAGGTCAGAGACCGAGGAGACGGCATATGTTGCATTGAGCTATTGCTGGGGCGGGGACCAAGCTTTGAAGTGTACTCAGGCCAACGTGCAAGCTCTCGAAAGGGATGTGCCTTTCAAAGGCCTTCCAAAAACTTTGCGGGACGCCGTGGAGGTGTGTCGACGGCTGCAAGTGGCGTACATGTGGGTCGATGCGTTGTGCATCatccaggacgacgaggtttCAAAACTGGCGGAAGTCGGGAACATGGCTCAAGTCTACAAAAACGCGTTGTTCACGATATgcgcgtcctcggcgagctcgacaacCGAAGGATTCCTCAACTACCGGAGCTCGCCCTTTCAGGATCCGATAACGTTCCGCGTGCCATTTCGAAACGAGAGCGGCGCTGAAACGTCGATTGATTTGGCCATCGAAAGGTATGGCGAGCCCCTCCGAACGGAGCCACTTAGAGATCGAGGATGGGCGCTTCAAGAACAGCTGCTATCTCGGAGACGCCTGATGTTCACGACATATCAGCTGCATTGGTCCTGTGCAAGCCTGCTACCCGGTGAGAACTGGATCGACGGATACAAGGCAACGCCCTCGAAGGGGTTGGGGGTAACGGATATCCCCCGACccttcgtcgccgacgacggcctgaGCCAGGAAGTGTGGAAGCAAAAAGCTCTGACTTCATGGCAAACTGTCGTCGATGATTATGTCATGCGCAAGCTTTCTCTAGAAGAAGATCGACCACTTGCAATCTTGGGCATTGCGGCAGAGTTCATGCAGCTGTTTGGCGGAGAGACGTACTGGTGCGGCATGTGGCAGTCCTCATTCCCGGGCTGTCTCATGTGGAAGAGATGTTCCTCCATTTTTGACCGAGAGCTCACCAGCAAGAAACATCTGCCATCGTGGTCTTGGACTTCGCAGAACGTGGATAGTCTAAGCTCGGCCAAACTCGTCTTCGGGTCGGATGTTGTACGCGAAGCACGTACTACTGACTTTGGGCTGACGAACAGCCTTCAGCAGTCTCCGAGGGGAATGCACCTCAATGGCCAGATCTGGATCGAAGGGCGACTAGTGAAAGACGCCGTACTCCAGGATAGCCGATACAGAACCGTTTTTAAACACGAAGTACTAGGCGAAGCGGCCGGTGAAGTGTCTTCAAACGACATTATCTGGTTCGACAACATATCGGACAAGCTCGCCATGAAGCCACAAAAGGACTGGGGCCCCGGAAATTCTACGTTGCAGCCCATGACGCTCCTAGAAATCCGAAACTTCTGGGAACACGGGATCTATGACTTCAACATCGAGGGCCTTGTTCTGAGAACTAAGAGTGACCCCGGGAGACCTGGTGCGTACGAGAGGATTGGATGCTTCTCGCGTAGCATAACAGCTTACGAGTTGGACTATGACGATTCCGTGGCCAAGGCATGGTTTGAGAAGGTGGTAGTGCCCAAACACCATCCATTTGTTGGAGCGGACGTTGCGAAGATTCTGCTGGTGTGA
- a CDS encoding NADH:flavin oxidoreductase/NADH oxidase: MTKAGAPLCADQAPVTGALHIADPGLVNEGAKNVPYFTPIQDPAAGTARDPQPEGSLFSPLKLRGLTLQNRIIVSPMCQYSADDGHMTAWHKTHLQGFAVRGAGLVLTEVQAVVPEGRISPEDLGIWDDSHLAPAKEVIDFIHSQGGHIGIQIGHAGRKASTVAPWIDRKAVVGEKGRGWPGKVYGPSAVAYSKDTYVPKEMTLDDIETFKAKWVDAVKRAVKVGYDTIEIHAAHGYLINNFLSPTSNTRTDKYGGSFENRTRLLVELTELTRAHVPDDYPVLVRLAGTDYLEFDPSIPQWDIDQAQRLAKILADKGADFLDMSGGGQDARMRVVPGPKYQAHLAAAVRKAVQGTGALVGSVGGIDSGRDAAEVLADGQADAVLVGRGFLKDPNLVWTWADELGIDVHAPSQCECA; encoded by the exons ATGACGAAAGCCGGAGCTCCCCTGTGCGCAGACCAGGCTCCTGTCACCGGGGCTCTACACATCGCGGACCCCGGCCTGGTCAACGAGGGAGCAAAGAAT GTTCCGTACTTCACGCCGATCCAggacccggcggccgggaCGGCCAGGGACCCCCAGCCCGAAGGGTCTCTCTTCTCCCCGCTGAAGCTCCGCGGCCTGACGCTGCAGAACCGCATCATCGTGTCGCCCATGTGCCAGTACtctgccgacgacgggcaCATGACGGCGTGGCACAAGACGCACCTGCAGGGCTTCGCcgtccgcggcgccggcctcgtgcTGACCGAGGTCCAGGCCGTGGTGCCCGAGGGGCGCATCTCccccgaggacctcggcatCTGGGACGACTCGCACCTCGCGCCGGCGAAGGAGGTCATCGACTTTATCCACAGCCAGGGCGGCCACATCGGCATCCAGATCGGGCACGCCGGCCGGAAGGCTAGCACGGTTGCGCCCTGGATCGACCGCAAGGCCGTTGTGGGCGAAAAA GGACGAGGATGGCCGGGCAAGGTGTATGGACCGTCTGCAGTAGCATACAGCAAGGACACCTACGTGCCAAAGGAGATGACACTGGACGACATCGAGACGTTCAAGGCCAAATGGGTTGACGCCGTCAAGCGCGCAGTCAAGGTCGGATACGAT ACCATCGAGATCCACGCCGCCCACGGCTACCTCATCAACAACTTCCTCTCGCCCACGTCCAACACGAGGACGGACAAGTACGGCGGCAGCTTCGAGAACCGGACgcggctcctcgtcgagctgacGGAGCTGACGCGCGCCCACGTCCCGGACGACTACCCGGTCCTCGTGcgcctcgccggcaccgactACCTCGAGTTCGACCCCTCCATCCCGCAGTGGGACATCGACCAGGCCCAGCGGCTCGCCAAGATCCTCGCGGACAAGGGcgccgacttcctcgacatgtcgggcggcggccaggacgcGAGGATGCGAGTCGTCCCGGGGCCCAAGTACCAGGcccacctcgccgccgccgtccggaAGGCCGTCCAGGGAACCGGGGCGCTCGTCGGgtccgtcggcggcatcgactcCGGGAGggacgcggccgaggtcTTGGCGGACGGGCAGGCGGATGCCGTGCTCGTCGGCCGGGGGTTCCTCAAGGATCCCAACCTGGTGTGGACCTGGGCTGACGAGTTGGGCATCGACGTCCACGCGCCCAGTCAGTGTGAGTGTGCCTga
- a CDS encoding C6 transcription factor: protein MSSNLLNFNKPCNGCRRRKVRCDKAKPCLNCVRHGIACVYDPQREPGLPTPESQQQLQERVDRLERLVEEMKGISVRSEPPPPPPLKGTGSGGSFPSASPATSYYGEFNNEEVMAGDPGMQVYDDNVSYYLGPNYWLNLQDIVFEPRSLFRIDSDKTGKNPSSPSSWPIGRAPTLADLSHLHLEPEKEDILTDLFFAHVEPFVRITHDTYWRQQITDFRVGVQKNPVDAEAAMFATQAMTVAALPGNVVQEKLGKPKEDLLRHLQEASQLALERADILRSRKPLAFFALLYYIQMKFITGDGEVAVILLGLAGRFGARLGLHRDPSHYSYSPWTANMRRRIWCHFELMDNPLYNLEGAESGLPFISDVQPPKNANDSQWMPTRFAKPGSAPHDQDGITDMSFALVRQHVVRTMHSVVRSRNDAGPDELSRIVDQTENFINAKFISHVDGSSPSHALVISYFRGSMRTIRLLIECVTTARNGGGQELELRARRVALLVPSPPLHQQAFEPTRNTDLLISLKRFYQECVEILEEMERGEAVAIQNDWGWLYRWPTTPCLISNVLIGLARQPKHPITDRAWRQMNIVFRRHNNEDISMRKFAAWRVVEALCDQAMLYHKQRSHEGAWYAQRLGQAQGLAASASTQGNSAPVSLENATVDDILGDVQMFGQDAAAQHGGMGGAGFFAMGYTHWNQPAHSHPHGQGQQHPHPDQASDDGEDI from the exons ATGTCTTCCAACCTTTTGAACTTCAACAAGCCATGTAACGGCTGTCGACGCCGCAAGGTCCGCTGCGACAAGGCGAAGCCCTGCCTCAACTGCGTCCGCCATGGCATCGCCTGCGTCTACGACCCACAGCGAGAGCCTGGCCTCCCGACGCCCGAgagccagcagcagctccaggAGAGGGTCGACCGTCTCGAGAGGCTGGTTGAGGAGATGAAGGGCATCTCGGTGCGGAGcgaaccgccgccgccgccgcctctcaAGGGTACCGGCAGCGGGGGCTCTTTTCCCTCAGCGAGCCCGGCCACGAGCTACTACGGCGAGTTTAACAACGAGGAGGTGATGGCGGGCGACCCCGGGATGCAGGTGTACGACGACAACGTGTCCTACTACCTCGGGCCGAATTACTGGCTCAACCTTCAAGACATCGTCTTCGAGCCGCGGTCTCTCTTCCGCATCGACTCGGACAAGACGGGCAAAAACCCCTCCAGCCCGTCTTCGTGGCCCATCGGGAGGGCGCCCACGCTGGCGGATCTCTCCCACCTCCACCTCGAGCCCGAAAAGGAAGACATCTTGACTGACCTGTTCTTCGCACACGTCGAGCCCTTTGTCAGGATAACCCACGACACCTACTGGCGGCAGCAGATAACGGATTTCCGGGTTGGCGTCCAGAAGAACCCCGTGGACGCGGAGGCCGCCATGTTCGCGACGCAGGCTATGACGGTGGCGGCCCTGCCGGGAAACGTCGTCCAAGAGAAGCTGGGGAAGCCCAAGGAGGATCTGTTGCGGCACTTGCAGGAGGCATCCCAGCTGGCTCTTGAGCGGGCCGACATATTGCGTAGCAGGAAACCCCTTGCATTCTTTGCCCTGCTATATTACATT CAAATGAAATTCATCACTGGAGATGGAGAAGTAGCCGTGATACTGCTCGGGCTAGCTGGTCGATTCGGCGCGAGACTCGGCCTACATCGGGACCCGAGCCACTACAGCTACTCGCCCTGGACGGCGAATATGAGACGTCGGATATGGTGCCACTTTGAGCTGATGGACAACCCGCTCTACaacctcgagggcgccgagtcCGGGCTGCCGTTCATCTCGGACGTCCAGCCGCCCAAGAACGCCAACGACAGCCAGTGGATGCCGACGAGGTTCGCGAAGCCCGGTTCCGCGCCGCACGACCAGGATGGCATCACCGACATGTCGTTCGCCCTCGTGCGGCAGCATGTCGTCCGGACGATGCACTCCGTGGTCCGGAGCAGAAACGACGCGGGCCCCGACGAGCTGAGCCGGATCGTCGACCAGACGGAGAATTTCATCAACGCCAAGTTCATCTCGCACGTGGACGGTTCCTCCCCCAGCCACGCCCTCGTCATTTCGTACTTTCGGGGGAGTATGAGGACGATAAGGCTCCTCATCGAGTGTGTTACAACAGCCCGGAATGGCGGCGGTCAAGAACTCGAGTTAAGGGCAAGGCGAGTGGCATTACTagtcccctcccctcccctccatcaaCAAGCATTCGAGCCAACAAGAAATACTGACTTGTTGATTTCATTAAAAAGATTCTACCAGGAGTGtgtcgagatcctcgaggagatggagcgcggcgaggcggtggcCATACAAAACGACTGGGGCTGGCTCTACCggtggccgacgacgccctgcCTCATCTCCAACGTgctcatcggcctcgcccgGCAGCCGAAGCACCCGATCACGGACCGAGCGTGGCGGCAGATGAACATTGTGTTCCGGCGGCACAACAACGAGGACATCAGCATGCGCAAGTTCGCGGCGTGGCGGGTTGTCGAGGCCCTGTGCGACCAGGCCATGCTGTACCACAAGCAGAGGTCTCACGAGGGCGCGTGGTACGCCCAGAGGCTGGGCCAGGCACAGGGtttggcggcgtcggcgtctaCGCAAGGGAACAGCGCTCCGGTCTCGCTGGAGAACGCgaccgtcgacgacatcctggGCGACGTCCAGATGTTCGGgcaggacgccgccgcccagcacGGGGGGATGGGAGGTGCCGGGTTCTTCGCCATGGGATATACTCACTGGAATCAGCCTGCCCATTCTCATCCTCACGGCCAGGGTCAACAGCATCCACACCCAGACCAAGCATctgacgatggcgaagacATCTGA
- a CDS encoding DNA replication complex GINS protein PSF2 produces the protein MALPLPSGLVPAEVAFLCEMELVTIVPRQRLESIDLLGVSNPPPPFYPATRRGATPALRPPARAELPLWLALLLKKQRRANIVPPRWLHPSSLAEIVHHETKRNPDAFSPPPPPPTRADAMGNARRWGASRDEILSPPFLPSCTADAPPNALPYHWFELAEVLLAHASDDIPSSSEVRSLLRDLQEVRSAKMRQSTQDLAEGVDGVMSLRGVGAMELAESRGFFLGVLEGVRKIGASAEASRREEEEERENGDGDHDEDEDML, from the exons ATGGCTCTGCCGTTACCATCAGGTCTAGTGCCCGCAGAGGTTGCTTTCCTGTGTGAAATGGAACTGGTCACAATAGTCCCACGTCAACGGTTGGAAAGCATCGACCTCCTAGGCGTGAGCAACCCACCCCCTCCTTTCTACCCCGCGACGCGTCGC GGTGCGACGCCAGCTTTGCGACCTCCGGCACGTGCCGAGTTGCCCCTCTGGCTGGCTCTCCTCCTCAAGAAACAACGACGAGCCAACATTGTGCCTCCGCGCTGGCTTCACCCGAGCTCActcgccgagatcgtccACCACGAAACGAAGCGCAACCCCGACGCCTTCtcccctccaccgccgcccccgacGCGCGCCGATGCCATGGGCAACGCCCGCCGTTGGGGCGCCAGCCGCGACGAGATCCTGTCCCCGCCCTTTCTCCCATCGTGCACCGCTGACGCGCCCCCCAACGCGCTGCCCTACCACTGGTTCGAGCTAGCCGAGGTGCTACTGGCCCATGCCTCCGACGACATACCCTCGTCTTCCGAGGTGCGGTCGCTCTTGCGCGACCTGCAGGAGGTGCGCTCCGCCAAGATGCGCCAGAGTACCCAGGAtctggccgagggcgtcgacggtgTCATGAGTCTCCGCGGTGTCGGCGCCATGGAGCTGGCTGAGAGCCGCGGattcttcctcggcgtcttgGAGGGTGTACGGAAAATTGGTGCGAGCGCCGAGGCTAGCAGgcgtgaggaggaggaggaacgcgagaacggcgacggcgatcacgacgaagacgaagacaTGCTATGA
- a CDS encoding Duf1445 domain protein — MTVVYKTGEDARLAFRSGTFTSTTSGQAPTYLQANLIILPKRYADDFRLLCQRNPVPCPLLAESASPGDFQRLKSHITSHDGTASLPVAENIDLRRDFPRFRVYENSKHVPVNGESEPLSVEDQWLAGDHVGFLIGCSFSFERALAEAGLRPRHQLHGRSVAIYRTSIPLCAAGVFTGATYVVSMRPYRPSEIERVRDVTRPFVATHGEPIAWGWDGAERIGIRDVTKPDWGDVTLRLDGEGVFGPDDDEYVPVFWGCGVTPQEAVMRADLEGTVMGHAPGHMTVLDVREEEIFPVS; from the coding sequence ATGACAGTCGTCTACAAAACCGGTGAGGATGCCCGCCTGGCCTTCCGGTCCGGCACCTtcacctcgacgacatccggCCAGGCGCCGACCTACCTCCAGGCGAACTTGATCATCCTCCCAAAGCGATATGCCGACGACTTCCGCCTCCTCTGCCAGCGGAACCCCGTACCATGCCCCTTGCTCGCCGAATCAGCAAGCCCCGGCGACTTCCAACGGCTCAAGTCCCACATCACAAGCCACGACGGCACCGCAAGCCTCCCCGTGGCCGAGAACATCGACCTGCGCCGCGACTTCCCCCGCTTTCGGGTCTACGAGAACAGCAAGCACGTgcccgtcaacggcgagtCGGAGCCGCTCAGCGTGGAGGACCAGTGGCTGGCAGGGGACCACGTGGGCTTCCTCATCGGGTGCTCCTTCAGCTTCGAGCgggccctcgccgaggccgggctCAGGCCGCGGCACCAGCTGCACGGCCGCTCCGTGGCCATCTACCGCACCAGCATCCCGCTGTGCGCGGCCGGCGTCTTCACGGGCGCCACGTACGTCGTCTCGATGAGGCCGTACAGGCCGTCGGAGATCGAGAGGGTGCGGGACGTCACGAGGCCCTTCGTCGCGACCCACGGCGAGCCGATCGCGTGGGGCTgggacggcgccgagaggATCGGGATCAGGGACGTCACGAAGCCCGACTGGGGCGACGTGACGCTccgtctcgacggcgagggcgtgttcggcccggacgacgacgagtacgTGCCGGTCTTTTGGGGCTGTGGCGTCACGCCGCAGGAGGCTGTCATGAGGGCTGACCTGGAGGGCACGGTGATGGGACATGCGCCCGGGCACATGACTGTTTTGGATGtaagagaggaggagataTTTCCTGTGTCGTAG